Proteins from one Rosa chinensis cultivar Old Blush chromosome 7, RchiOBHm-V2, whole genome shotgun sequence genomic window:
- the LOC112175675 gene encoding putative receptor-like protein kinase At3g47110 isoform X1: MGVLVLKLLLIYSVLNPVFISSCSSMPLNHLLTTALGGNETDRLALLAIKANIQHDPNRVTSTWNESIHFCSWHGVTCSRRHHQRVIMLDLNSQGLAGSISPHIGNLSFLRDLRLYNNSLRDGIPPEIGRLRRLQVLNVRGNLLTGHIPANISNCFHLTILNFSHNKLVGEIPSQLGFLSKLQRISLSYNNLTGEIPSSFGNLSSVQALLAGGNNLVGRITSSLGQLKNLTSFSLGENMLSGTIPPSIYNLSAIVDFYVQLNQLYGSIPSDLSDAFPNLQLFNMDGNQFTGSIPMSISNATSLVSFDVATNNLRGQVPNLQKLHNLEVFSIAENHLGRGTHGDLSFVSELINATRLRWLFLGYNNFGGTLPASIANLSTNLEKLRLPGNLLQGSIPTQLGNLANLQALALQENFFTGSIPIDIGKLLRLQLLSLQNNKLSGRIPSSLGNLTTLLRLELQGNKLNGSIPSSLGKCQGLLKLDFSQNTLDGTIPQPLLNGLLYLSISLNLSKNQFTGSLPLEIGKLKNLGELDVSDNMLSGQLPGSLGSCESLEVLHMEGNSFGGLIPSSMKELRGIQDLDLSRNNFSGEIPKYLEGFAILKNLNLSFNKFSGAVPMEGVFSNASAISIVGNTNLCGGITSLQLPKCSFEESNSRTIKIIISLVSGLTLLGISLVLCFLFFRLSRKKRSLNELSNLGNSVPRVSYENLLKATDGFSSANLIGVGGFGSVFKGVLDDDRVVAVKVLNMSHWGASRSFIAECEALRNIRHRNLVKIVTACSRNDFKALVYNFMENGSLEDWLHPSSGIEEVTDPPKVLSLVQRLDIAIDVACALDYLHNHCETPLVHCDLKPSNVLLDNDLTGHISDFGLSKFLSKLSKNVSGNKSSSIGIRGSVGYAAPEYGMGSEASTYGDVYSFGILLLEMFTGKRPTDHMFCDGLNLHNYVKTALPKRVADIADSLVLQGGKINVEESHNRSSLRAQKIEGCLTSIFGIGVACSVESPTTRKDINDVASELHSIRDNLLD; the protein is encoded by the exons ATGGGGGTTTTGGTTCTGAAACTGCTTTTGATATACTCGGTACTTAATCCAGTGTTCATTTCCAGTTGTAGCTCTATGCCTTTGAACCATCTCCTGACCACAGCACTCGGAGGGAATGAGACGGATAGGCTTGCATTGCTAGCCATCAAAGCTAACATACAGCACGATCCCAACCGAGTCACCAGCACATGGAATGAGTCCATTCATTTCTGCTCATGGCACGGTGTAACCTGCAGTCGAAGGCATCATCAGAGGGTCATAATGCTGGACCTCAACTCCCAAGGCTTGGCTGGTTCCATATCCCCTCACATAGGAAATCTAAGCTTCCTAAGGGATCTTCGCCTCTACAACAATAGCTTGCGTGATGGAATTCCTCCAGAAATTGGGCGTTTGCGTCGATTACAAGTATTAAATGTAAGGGGTAACTTACTTACAGGCCATATACCTGCCAACATTTCCAATTGCTTCCACCTCACCATTCTCAATTTTTCTCACAACAAACTAGTGGGTGAAATTCCTTCTCAACTCGGTTTCTTGTCTAAGCTTCAAAGAATTTCTTTAAGTTATAATAATTTAACGGGAGAAATCCCTTCTTCCTTTGGGAACCTTTCCTCTGTTCAGGCACTTCTTGCCGGGGGTAATAACTTGGTGGGACGCATAACTAGTTCTCTAGGCCAACTGAAAAACTTGACTTCTTTCTCATTGGGCGAAAACATGTTGTCCGGTACCATCCCTCCCTCCATTTACAACCTATCTGCTATAGTTGATTTTTATGTACAACTAAATCAACTTTATGGAAGTATTCCCTCGGACTTGAGTGATGCATTTCCCAACCTCCAGCTTTTTAACATGGACGGTAACCAATTCACAGGTTCCATTCCTATGTCAATATCCAATGCAACAAGTTTAGTGTCATTTGATGTTGCCACTAACAATCTAAGAGGACAAGTGCCCAATTTGCAGAAGCTGCATAACCTCGAGGTTTTCTCCATTGCAGAGAATCATCTTGGAAGAGGTACACATGGTGACTTGAGCTTTGTCTCAGAATTGATCAATGCAACTCGGTTAAGATGGTTGTTCTTAGGCTATAACAACTTCGGAGGGACATTGCCTGCATCAATAGCCAATCTCTCAACCAATCTTGAAAAGCTTCGGCTTCCAGGAAACCTACTACAGGGAAGCATCCCAACTCAATTAGGAAATCTTGCTAACTTGCAGGCACTGGCTCTGCAGGAAAACTTCTTCACAGGTAGCATCCCAATTGACATTGGAAAGCTTTTGAGGCTTCAGCTATTGAGTcttcaaaacaacaaattatCAGGTAGAATTCCATCCTCCTTGGGAAATTTAACAACTTTACTCCGTCTTGAATTGCAAGGAAATAAACTTAATGGCAGCATCCCTTCAAGCCTTGGAAAATGTCAGGGGTTGCTGAAATTGGATTTTTCTCAAAATACTCTGGATGGCACAATACCCCAACCACTACTTAATGGCCTTCTCTATTTATCAATTTCTTTGAACTTGTCGAAAAACCAATTTACTGGTTCCCTTCCCTTGGAAATTGGAAAATTGAAGAATCTAGGAGAGCTAGACGTTTCTGACAACATGTTATCAGGACAACTTCCTGGTAGCCTCGGTAGTTGTGAGAGTTTAGAAGTCCTACACATGGAAGGAAATTCCTTCGGAGGGCTCATTCCTTCATCTATGAAGGAATTGAGAGGGATTCAAGATTTAGACCTGTCTCGCAACAATTTTTCAGGTGAAATTCCGAAGTACTTAGAGGGCTTTGCCATTTTGAAGAATCTCAACCTATCTTTCAATAAATTTTCTGGTGCAGTACCAATGGAAGGTGTTTTTAGCAATGCAAGTGCAATTTCAATTGTTGGCAACACTAATCTCTGTGGCGGAATCACTAGTCTCCAGCTACCCAAGTGCAGCTTTGAAGAGTCTAACTCTCGTACCATAAAAATTATAATCTCCTTAGTTTCAGGGCTTACTCTTCTCGGAATATCTCTGGTgctctgttttttgttttttcgttTGTCGAGAAAGAAAAGGAGTCTAAATGAATTGAGCAATTTGGGGAACTCTGTTCCGCGTGTTTCCTACGAAAATCTCCTAAAAGCTACTGATGGGTTCtcttcagctaatttgattggTGTGGGTGGTTTTGGATCTGTCTTCAAAGGAGTTCTAGATGATGATAGAGTTGTTGCTGTGAAAGTGTTAAACATGTCACACTGGGGAGCTTCAAGGAGTTTCATTGCCGAATGTGAGGCATTGAGAAATATCAGGCATCGGAATCTGGTCAAGATTGTAACTGCATGTTCAAGAAATGATTTCAAGGCTCTTGTGTATAACTTCATGGAAAATGGGAGCTTAGAAGATTGGTTGCATCCATCCAGTGGAATTGAAGAGGTAACAGACCCTCCCAAAGTTTTAAGTCTAGTTCAGAGGCTAGACATTGCCATTGATGTTGCTTGTGCATTGGATTACCTTCACAATCATTGCGAAACACCACTAGTTCATTGTGATCTTAAGCCAAGCAATGTTCTTTTGGACAATGATTTAACTGGCCACATCTCTGACTTTGGACTGTCAAAGTTTCTGTCAAAACTATCAAAGAATGTTTCTGGAAATAAATCGAGCTCTATTGGAATTAGAGGATCAGTTGGTTATGCTGCACCAG AGTATGGTATGGGAAGTGAGGCGTCAACATATGGGGATGTGTACAGCTTTGGCATTTTGTTGTTAGAAATGTTTACAGGAAAGAGACCCACTGATCACATGTTTTGTGACGGCTTGAATCTTCATAATTATGTGAAGACAGCTCTCCCTAAACGTGTTGCAGACATTGCAGATTCACTTGTTCTTCAAGGAGGCAAAATCAATGTTGAAGAATCTCACAACCGATCGAGCCTAAGAGCACAGAAAATTGAAGGGTGCTTGACCTCAATATTTGGAATTGGCGTCGCCTGTTCGGTTGAATCCCCAACAACCAGGAAGGATATCAATGATGTTGCATCTGAATTGCACTCAATTAGGGACAACCTTCTTGACTAG
- the LOC112175675 gene encoding putative receptor-like protein kinase At3g47110 isoform X3: MGVLVLKLLLIYSVLNPVFISSCSSMPLNHLLTTALGGNETDRLALLAIKANIQHDPNRVTSTWNESIHFCSWHGVTCSRRHHQRVIMLDLNSQGLAGSISPHIGNLSFLRDLRLYNNSLRDGIPPEIGRLRRLQVLNVRGNLLTGHIPANISNCFHLTILNFSHNKLVGEIPSQLGFLSKLQRISLSYNNLTGEIPSSFGNLSSVQALLAGGNNLVGRITSSLGQLKNLTSFSLGENMLSGTIPPSIYNLSAIVDFYVQLNQLYGSIPSDLSDAFPNLQLFNMDGNQFTENHLGRGTHGDLSFVSELINATRLRWLFLGYNNFGGTLPASIANLSTNLEKLRLPGNLLQGSIPTQLGNLANLQALALQENFFTGSIPIDIGKLLRLQLLSLQNNKLSGRIPSSLGNLTTLLRLELQGNKLNGSIPSSLGKCQGLLKLDFSQNTLDGTIPQPLLNGLLYLSISLNLSKNQFTGSLPLEIGKLKNLGELDVSDNMLSGQLPGSLGSCESLEVLHMEGNSFGGLIPSSMKELRGIQDLDLSRNNFSGEIPKYLEGFAILKNLNLSFNKFSGAVPMEGVFSNASAISIVGNTNLCGGITSLQLPKCSFEESNSRTIKIIISLVSGLTLLGISLVLCFLFFRLSRKKRSLNELSNLGNSVPRVSYENLLKATDGFSSANLIGVGGFGSVFKGVLDDDRVVAVKVLNMSHWGASRSFIAECEALRNIRHRNLVKIVTACSRNDFKALVYNFMENGSLEDWLHPSSGIEEVTDPPKVLSLVQRLDIAIDVACALDYLHNHCETPLVHCDLKPSNVLLDNDLTGHISDFGLSKFLSKLSKNVSGNKSSSIGIRGSVGYAAPEYGMGSEASTYGDVYSFGILLLEMFTGKRPTDHMFCDGLNLHNYVKTALPKRVADIADSLVLQGGKINVEESHNRSSLRAQKIEGCLTSIFGIGVACSVESPTTRKDINDVASELHSIRDNLLD, from the exons ATGGGGGTTTTGGTTCTGAAACTGCTTTTGATATACTCGGTACTTAATCCAGTGTTCATTTCCAGTTGTAGCTCTATGCCTTTGAACCATCTCCTGACCACAGCACTCGGAGGGAATGAGACGGATAGGCTTGCATTGCTAGCCATCAAAGCTAACATACAGCACGATCCCAACCGAGTCACCAGCACATGGAATGAGTCCATTCATTTCTGCTCATGGCACGGTGTAACCTGCAGTCGAAGGCATCATCAGAGGGTCATAATGCTGGACCTCAACTCCCAAGGCTTGGCTGGTTCCATATCCCCTCACATAGGAAATCTAAGCTTCCTAAGGGATCTTCGCCTCTACAACAATAGCTTGCGTGATGGAATTCCTCCAGAAATTGGGCGTTTGCGTCGATTACAAGTATTAAATGTAAGGGGTAACTTACTTACAGGCCATATACCTGCCAACATTTCCAATTGCTTCCACCTCACCATTCTCAATTTTTCTCACAACAAACTAGTGGGTGAAATTCCTTCTCAACTCGGTTTCTTGTCTAAGCTTCAAAGAATTTCTTTAAGTTATAATAATTTAACGGGAGAAATCCCTTCTTCCTTTGGGAACCTTTCCTCTGTTCAGGCACTTCTTGCCGGGGGTAATAACTTGGTGGGACGCATAACTAGTTCTCTAGGCCAACTGAAAAACTTGACTTCTTTCTCATTGGGCGAAAACATGTTGTCCGGTACCATCCCTCCCTCCATTTACAACCTATCTGCTATAGTTGATTTTTATGTACAACTAAATCAACTTTATGGAAGTATTCCCTCGGACTTGAGTGATGCATTTCCCAACCTCCAGCTTTTTAACATGGACGGTAACCAATTCACAG AGAATCATCTTGGAAGAGGTACACATGGTGACTTGAGCTTTGTCTCAGAATTGATCAATGCAACTCGGTTAAGATGGTTGTTCTTAGGCTATAACAACTTCGGAGGGACATTGCCTGCATCAATAGCCAATCTCTCAACCAATCTTGAAAAGCTTCGGCTTCCAGGAAACCTACTACAGGGAAGCATCCCAACTCAATTAGGAAATCTTGCTAACTTGCAGGCACTGGCTCTGCAGGAAAACTTCTTCACAGGTAGCATCCCAATTGACATTGGAAAGCTTTTGAGGCTTCAGCTATTGAGTcttcaaaacaacaaattatCAGGTAGAATTCCATCCTCCTTGGGAAATTTAACAACTTTACTCCGTCTTGAATTGCAAGGAAATAAACTTAATGGCAGCATCCCTTCAAGCCTTGGAAAATGTCAGGGGTTGCTGAAATTGGATTTTTCTCAAAATACTCTGGATGGCACAATACCCCAACCACTACTTAATGGCCTTCTCTATTTATCAATTTCTTTGAACTTGTCGAAAAACCAATTTACTGGTTCCCTTCCCTTGGAAATTGGAAAATTGAAGAATCTAGGAGAGCTAGACGTTTCTGACAACATGTTATCAGGACAACTTCCTGGTAGCCTCGGTAGTTGTGAGAGTTTAGAAGTCCTACACATGGAAGGAAATTCCTTCGGAGGGCTCATTCCTTCATCTATGAAGGAATTGAGAGGGATTCAAGATTTAGACCTGTCTCGCAACAATTTTTCAGGTGAAATTCCGAAGTACTTAGAGGGCTTTGCCATTTTGAAGAATCTCAACCTATCTTTCAATAAATTTTCTGGTGCAGTACCAATGGAAGGTGTTTTTAGCAATGCAAGTGCAATTTCAATTGTTGGCAACACTAATCTCTGTGGCGGAATCACTAGTCTCCAGCTACCCAAGTGCAGCTTTGAAGAGTCTAACTCTCGTACCATAAAAATTATAATCTCCTTAGTTTCAGGGCTTACTCTTCTCGGAATATCTCTGGTgctctgttttttgttttttcgttTGTCGAGAAAGAAAAGGAGTCTAAATGAATTGAGCAATTTGGGGAACTCTGTTCCGCGTGTTTCCTACGAAAATCTCCTAAAAGCTACTGATGGGTTCtcttcagctaatttgattggTGTGGGTGGTTTTGGATCTGTCTTCAAAGGAGTTCTAGATGATGATAGAGTTGTTGCTGTGAAAGTGTTAAACATGTCACACTGGGGAGCTTCAAGGAGTTTCATTGCCGAATGTGAGGCATTGAGAAATATCAGGCATCGGAATCTGGTCAAGATTGTAACTGCATGTTCAAGAAATGATTTCAAGGCTCTTGTGTATAACTTCATGGAAAATGGGAGCTTAGAAGATTGGTTGCATCCATCCAGTGGAATTGAAGAGGTAACAGACCCTCCCAAAGTTTTAAGTCTAGTTCAGAGGCTAGACATTGCCATTGATGTTGCTTGTGCATTGGATTACCTTCACAATCATTGCGAAACACCACTAGTTCATTGTGATCTTAAGCCAAGCAATGTTCTTTTGGACAATGATTTAACTGGCCACATCTCTGACTTTGGACTGTCAAAGTTTCTGTCAAAACTATCAAAGAATGTTTCTGGAAATAAATCGAGCTCTATTGGAATTAGAGGATCAGTTGGTTATGCTGCACCAG AGTATGGTATGGGAAGTGAGGCGTCAACATATGGGGATGTGTACAGCTTTGGCATTTTGTTGTTAGAAATGTTTACAGGAAAGAGACCCACTGATCACATGTTTTGTGACGGCTTGAATCTTCATAATTATGTGAAGACAGCTCTCCCTAAACGTGTTGCAGACATTGCAGATTCACTTGTTCTTCAAGGAGGCAAAATCAATGTTGAAGAATCTCACAACCGATCGAGCCTAAGAGCACAGAAAATTGAAGGGTGCTTGACCTCAATATTTGGAATTGGCGTCGCCTGTTCGGTTGAATCCCCAACAACCAGGAAGGATATCAATGATGTTGCATCTGAATTGCACTCAATTAGGGACAACCTTCTTGACTAG
- the LOC112175675 gene encoding putative receptor-like protein kinase At3g47110 isoform X4 has product MGVLVLKLLLIYSVLNPVFISSCSSMPLNHLLTTALGGNETDRLALLAIKANIQHDPNRVTSTWNESIHFCSWHGVTCSRRHHQRVIMLDLNSQGLAGSISPHIGNLSFLRDLRLYNNSLRDGIPPEIGRLRRLQVLNVRGNLLTGHIPANISNCFHLTILNFSHNKLVGEIPSQLGFLSKLQRISLSYNNLTGEIPSSFGNLSSVQALLAGGNNLVGRITSSLGQLKNLTSFSLGENMLSGTIPPSIYNLSAIVDFYVQLNQLYGSIPSDLSDAFPNLQLFNMDGNQFTGSIPMSISNATSLVSFDVATNNLRGQVPNLQKLHNLEVFSIAENHLGRGTHGDLSFVSELINATRLRWLFLGYNNFGGTLPASIANLSTNLEKLRLPGNLLQGSIPTQLGNLANLQALALQENFFTGNKLNGSIPSSLGKCQGLLKLDFSQNTLDGTIPQPLLNGLLYLSISLNLSKNQFTGSLPLEIGKLKNLGELDVSDNMLSGQLPGSLGSCESLEVLHMEGNSFGGLIPSSMKELRGIQDLDLSRNNFSGEIPKYLEGFAILKNLNLSFNKFSGAVPMEGVFSNASAISIVGNTNLCGGITSLQLPKCSFEESNSRTIKIIISLVSGLTLLGISLVLCFLFFRLSRKKRSLNELSNLGNSVPRVSYENLLKATDGFSSANLIGVGGFGSVFKGVLDDDRVVAVKVLNMSHWGASRSFIAECEALRNIRHRNLVKIVTACSRNDFKALVYNFMENGSLEDWLHPSSGIEEVTDPPKVLSLVQRLDIAIDVACALDYLHNHCETPLVHCDLKPSNVLLDNDLTGHISDFGLSKFLSKLSKNVSGNKSSSIGIRGSVGYAAPEYGMGSEASTYGDVYSFGILLLEMFTGKRPTDHMFCDGLNLHNYVKTALPKRVADIADSLVLQGGKINVEESHNRSSLRAQKIEGCLTSIFGIGVACSVESPTTRKDINDVASELHSIRDNLLD; this is encoded by the exons ATGGGGGTTTTGGTTCTGAAACTGCTTTTGATATACTCGGTACTTAATCCAGTGTTCATTTCCAGTTGTAGCTCTATGCCTTTGAACCATCTCCTGACCACAGCACTCGGAGGGAATGAGACGGATAGGCTTGCATTGCTAGCCATCAAAGCTAACATACAGCACGATCCCAACCGAGTCACCAGCACATGGAATGAGTCCATTCATTTCTGCTCATGGCACGGTGTAACCTGCAGTCGAAGGCATCATCAGAGGGTCATAATGCTGGACCTCAACTCCCAAGGCTTGGCTGGTTCCATATCCCCTCACATAGGAAATCTAAGCTTCCTAAGGGATCTTCGCCTCTACAACAATAGCTTGCGTGATGGAATTCCTCCAGAAATTGGGCGTTTGCGTCGATTACAAGTATTAAATGTAAGGGGTAACTTACTTACAGGCCATATACCTGCCAACATTTCCAATTGCTTCCACCTCACCATTCTCAATTTTTCTCACAACAAACTAGTGGGTGAAATTCCTTCTCAACTCGGTTTCTTGTCTAAGCTTCAAAGAATTTCTTTAAGTTATAATAATTTAACGGGAGAAATCCCTTCTTCCTTTGGGAACCTTTCCTCTGTTCAGGCACTTCTTGCCGGGGGTAATAACTTGGTGGGACGCATAACTAGTTCTCTAGGCCAACTGAAAAACTTGACTTCTTTCTCATTGGGCGAAAACATGTTGTCCGGTACCATCCCTCCCTCCATTTACAACCTATCTGCTATAGTTGATTTTTATGTACAACTAAATCAACTTTATGGAAGTATTCCCTCGGACTTGAGTGATGCATTTCCCAACCTCCAGCTTTTTAACATGGACGGTAACCAATTCACAGGTTCCATTCCTATGTCAATATCCAATGCAACAAGTTTAGTGTCATTTGATGTTGCCACTAACAATCTAAGAGGACAAGTGCCCAATTTGCAGAAGCTGCATAACCTCGAGGTTTTCTCCATTGCAGAGAATCATCTTGGAAGAGGTACACATGGTGACTTGAGCTTTGTCTCAGAATTGATCAATGCAACTCGGTTAAGATGGTTGTTCTTAGGCTATAACAACTTCGGAGGGACATTGCCTGCATCAATAGCCAATCTCTCAACCAATCTTGAAAAGCTTCGGCTTCCAGGAAACCTACTACAGGGAAGCATCCCAACTCAATTAGGAAATCTTGCTAACTTGCAGGCACTGGCTCTGCAGGAAAACTTCTTCACAG GAAATAAACTTAATGGCAGCATCCCTTCAAGCCTTGGAAAATGTCAGGGGTTGCTGAAATTGGATTTTTCTCAAAATACTCTGGATGGCACAATACCCCAACCACTACTTAATGGCCTTCTCTATTTATCAATTTCTTTGAACTTGTCGAAAAACCAATTTACTGGTTCCCTTCCCTTGGAAATTGGAAAATTGAAGAATCTAGGAGAGCTAGACGTTTCTGACAACATGTTATCAGGACAACTTCCTGGTAGCCTCGGTAGTTGTGAGAGTTTAGAAGTCCTACACATGGAAGGAAATTCCTTCGGAGGGCTCATTCCTTCATCTATGAAGGAATTGAGAGGGATTCAAGATTTAGACCTGTCTCGCAACAATTTTTCAGGTGAAATTCCGAAGTACTTAGAGGGCTTTGCCATTTTGAAGAATCTCAACCTATCTTTCAATAAATTTTCTGGTGCAGTACCAATGGAAGGTGTTTTTAGCAATGCAAGTGCAATTTCAATTGTTGGCAACACTAATCTCTGTGGCGGAATCACTAGTCTCCAGCTACCCAAGTGCAGCTTTGAAGAGTCTAACTCTCGTACCATAAAAATTATAATCTCCTTAGTTTCAGGGCTTACTCTTCTCGGAATATCTCTGGTgctctgttttttgttttttcgttTGTCGAGAAAGAAAAGGAGTCTAAATGAATTGAGCAATTTGGGGAACTCTGTTCCGCGTGTTTCCTACGAAAATCTCCTAAAAGCTACTGATGGGTTCtcttcagctaatttgattggTGTGGGTGGTTTTGGATCTGTCTTCAAAGGAGTTCTAGATGATGATAGAGTTGTTGCTGTGAAAGTGTTAAACATGTCACACTGGGGAGCTTCAAGGAGTTTCATTGCCGAATGTGAGGCATTGAGAAATATCAGGCATCGGAATCTGGTCAAGATTGTAACTGCATGTTCAAGAAATGATTTCAAGGCTCTTGTGTATAACTTCATGGAAAATGGGAGCTTAGAAGATTGGTTGCATCCATCCAGTGGAATTGAAGAGGTAACAGACCCTCCCAAAGTTTTAAGTCTAGTTCAGAGGCTAGACATTGCCATTGATGTTGCTTGTGCATTGGATTACCTTCACAATCATTGCGAAACACCACTAGTTCATTGTGATCTTAAGCCAAGCAATGTTCTTTTGGACAATGATTTAACTGGCCACATCTCTGACTTTGGACTGTCAAAGTTTCTGTCAAAACTATCAAAGAATGTTTCTGGAAATAAATCGAGCTCTATTGGAATTAGAGGATCAGTTGGTTATGCTGCACCAG AGTATGGTATGGGAAGTGAGGCGTCAACATATGGGGATGTGTACAGCTTTGGCATTTTGTTGTTAGAAATGTTTACAGGAAAGAGACCCACTGATCACATGTTTTGTGACGGCTTGAATCTTCATAATTATGTGAAGACAGCTCTCCCTAAACGTGTTGCAGACATTGCAGATTCACTTGTTCTTCAAGGAGGCAAAATCAATGTTGAAGAATCTCACAACCGATCGAGCCTAAGAGCACAGAAAATTGAAGGGTGCTTGACCTCAATATTTGGAATTGGCGTCGCCTGTTCGGTTGAATCCCCAACAACCAGGAAGGATATCAATGATGTTGCATCTGAATTGCACTCAATTAGGGACAACCTTCTTGACTAG